CCTCGGGGTCGGAGTCCATCGAGTCGGCGAGGCGGAGGCCGACCATCGTGTTGATGAGCATGCCGCCCGCGTAGAACTCGCGGACGTCCTGTGCCGACATCCCCATCTCGCGGAGCAGGGTCCAGATGCGGGCGAAGTGGGCCCGGGCCGCATCCCCGATGACGGGCTCGCCGCCGAGGAGGAAGGCCTGGCTGACGATGAGGTGCAGGCCGCGGACCTCGAGCAGCTGCACGTAGGCGGCGCTGAGCCGATCCTGGAGCGCGCCGAGCTCGTGCACGCCGCCGTCGGGCGCGGGGCCGGCCGCCTCGACGAAGGCGGCGGAGATGCGATCGACGGCCCAGTCGAGCGCCTCCAGGAAGAGGCGCTGCTTGCCGCCGAACATGCGGACGACGTACGGCTGGCTCACGCCGGCCGCGCTGGCGACGAGATCGGTCGTGGTGCCGCTGTAGCCGTTGGCGCCGAAGACCGCGACGGCGGCCTCGAGGATGAGGGGTCGGCGCTCGCCGGCGCTCATGCGGGACGCGGCTCTTCCGCCCTGCTCGGCCGGCGTGGCGGCGGTTCCGGTGCTCATGCTTGACATGTTATCAGTCGATTACCTACAGTGCTGGTGTTGTAATCATTCGATTACCTAGTACGGAGGACTCGTGACCGACACCCTCGCGCCCGACGCGCCGCCCGCATCCCCCGCGGCCCGCCGACCGCGCCCGCTCGCCCTCGTGATCATCGCCGCGTCCCTGCCGATGTTCATGGCCACCCTCGACAACCTCGTCATGACCAACGCGCTGCCCGTGCTGCACCGCGAGCTCGGCGCCGGCGTCGAGGAGCTCCAGTGGTTCGTCAACGCGTACACGCTCGTGTTCGCCTCGCTGATCCTCGTCGCGAGCGCTCTCGGCGACCGGCTCGGCCGCCGGCGGGTCTTCCTCGCCGGGATCGTGATCTTCGCGCTCGGCTCCGCCCTCGCCGCGCTCAGCACCGACCCCTCCGGCCTCATCGCGGCGCGCGCCCTGCAGGGCGTCGGCGGGGCCGCGCTCATGCCGCTGTCGCTCGCGCTCCTCACCGGCGCCACCCCGCCCGAGCGGCGACCGCTCGCGATCGGGATCTGGGGCGGCATCTCGGGCCTCGGCGTCGCCCTCGGCCCGCTCGTCGGCGGCATCGTGATGGAGGGCTGGGACTGGCAGGCGATCTTCTGGCTCAACATCCCCGTCGCGATCGTCGCCATCCCCCTCGTGCTGTGGGCGCTGCCCGAGCAGCGAGGCGCGCGCGTGCCGCTCGACCTGCCCGGCGCGGCCCTCGCCGCCCTCGGCGTGCTCGCCGTCGTCCACACCACCGTCCGCGGGACGGACGACGGCTGGGACTCGCCCACCATCGCCCTCGAGTACGCGCTCGGCGGCATCCTGCTCGTCGCCTTCGTGCTCTGGCAGCGCCGACGCGGGGGCGCCGCCCTCATCCCGCTCGCGCTGTTCCGCGACCGCGCCTTCACGCTCGTGAACCTCATCGGCTTCGCGTTCAGCTTCGGCGCCTTCGGGGCGATCTTCCTGCTCATCCAGTACCTGCAGGTGGTGCACGGCTCGACGCCCCTCGAGGCGGCGGTGCAGACGACGCCGTGGACGCTCATGCCCATGCTCATCGCCCCGCTCGCCGGCATGATCGCGCCGCGTGTCGGCACGCGCGCGCTGCTCGTCGGCGGCGTGCTCCTGCAGGGCTCGGCCCTCGTCTGGCTCGCCCTCGTCATGAGCCCGACCGTCGAGTACTCGGCGCTCGTCGCGCCCTTCGTCGTCGCGGGCATCGGGATGAGCCTGTTCTTCGCACCGAGTGCGACGGCGCTCCTCGCGACCCTGCGGGGCGAGGATCACGCGAAGGCGTCCGGCGTGAACGCGACGCTCCGCGAGATGGGCATCGTGCTCGGCACCGCCGTGCTGACCGCGATCTTCACGAACGCGGGCGGGCAGCTCACACCGGAGCTCTACGTGGATGCGGCGCGCCCCGCCGTGCTCGTCGGCGGCCTCGTCGCGCTCGCGGCGGTCGTCGCGGCGGCACTCCTGCCGCACGGGCGGACGCCGCGGTCCCCGGCGCCCGCATCCGATCCCGCGGAGTCCTCCGACCCGGACCGAGCCGAGACCGCCCCCGAGCCGCAACCGGCCTGACCCGCGCCGAACGTGCCCGAACAGCCCCGAGCGCGGCCCGAAGCACGGGCACGTTCGAGGCTGTTCGGGCACCTTCGCGGGCGCTCGGTCGGGCGCGAGACCGGGGATGCCGGGGCGCGCGGCCAGGCGGTCCGCGTGCGGCTACGCGCCGAGGCGGGCGAGCTCCTCCGCGCTCAGCTGCAGCTCGGCCGACTCGAGGAGCGCCGGCAGCTGCTCGACGACGCGGGCGCTCGCGATGGGCGCGGCGACCGTCGGCTGCTGCCGGAGCCAGGCGAGCGCGACGGCCGTCACGCTGACGCCGTGCTCGGCCGCGATCTCGTCGAGCGTGCCGAGCAGCTCGACGTTGCGGGGCTCCTCGAGGAGCTTCGCCGCCCCGCCCGCGCGGGCCGACTCGACCTCGGCGCCCGGCCGGTACTTGCCGGTCAGGAAGCCCGAGGCGAGGGAGGAGTAGGGCAGCTCCACGAGCTCGAGCTCCTCGACGGTCGGACGGAGCGCGGTCTCGTAGCCGCGCTCCACGAGGTTGTAGTGGTCCTGCACGACCGTGTAGCCGACGAGTCCCGCATCGCGCGCGATCTCGACCGCGCTGCGCAGGCGCCCGGCCGTGAAGTTGGAGGCGCCCAGCTCGTGCACCTTGCCGGCCGCGACGAGCTCGGCGAAGGCGCCCACGGTCTCCTCCTGCTCCACCGACTCGTCGTCGCGGTGGGCGTAGTAGAGGTCGAGGTGGTCGGTCTGGAGGCGGCGGAGCGAGTCGTCGACGGCAGCGCGGATGTTCGCGGCCGAGAGGCCGGGGCGCGCCTCGAGCGAGAAGACCTTCGTCGCGATGACGACGTCCTCGCGGCTGCCGCGGCTGGCGAGCCACTCGCCGAGGATGGTCTCCGACTCCCCGCCGGAGTTGCCGGGCGCCCAGGCCGAGTAGACGTCGGCGGTGTCGATGGCGCGCCCACCGGCGGCGACGAAGGCGTCGAGGACGGCGAAGCTCTCCTCGCGGTCCGAGGTCCAGCCGAAGATGTTGCCGCCGAGTACGAGGGGGCCGAAGTCGAGAGAGGTCATGCCGGGACCAGCGCGGACGACGGGTGTCGTATTCCCGGGCGGCTAGTGCGAGAAGATGCCGATCGCGGTCTCCGGCATGAGGCTCAGCCCGACGACGGCGATCGAGCCGACGACGATGAGCGCCGCGATCGCGACGAGGACGAGCAGCCCGGCACCCCGGACGAAACGCAGGAAACCGGTCATGCCCCCAGGGTACCGGGCGGTCGCCAGCGCGGCACCGGCCGGGGATGCGAGCATGGCCGGGTGAGCGACGCCGACCGCATCATCCAGCACCTCGACGAGACCGACACCATCACGATCGCGACGAGGCGTCGCAGCGGCGAGCTCGTCCCGACCTTCATCTGGTCGGCGGTCGCGGACGGCGCCGGCGACCGCGTCGGCTACCTGCGCAGCGCCTTCGGCCCCGGATCCTGGTGGTACCGGCGCGCGACCGCCGACGGCTGGATGGGGCTCGACCTCGGCGCCGAGCCCGAGGACACGGAGGGCACGCCGAGCGCAGCGTGGGTGGAGCTGGTCGAGCTCGCCGTCGAGCACGTGCCCGACGACGCGGTCCACGCGGCCGAGCACGAGGCGCTCGACGCGGCGCTCACCGCCAAGTACGGGCACGACCCGCAGAACCTCGCCCCCATGCTGAGCGAGGACGCCCGGGCCTGCACCCTGCGGGTCCGCATCCACGAGGAGGCCCGCGCATGAGCGGATTCAACGAGCAGATCGCGGCCGAGTTCCGCGCCAACGGAGGACGGGTGGCGCGCTTCGGCGACGCGCTCGTGATCCTCCACACGACGGGCGCGCGCTCGGGCGAACCGCGTGAGAACCCCGTCATGGGGCTGCCTGACGGCGACGGCTGGATCATCCCCGCCTCCGCGGCCGGCTCGCCGAAGGACCCGGCCTGGGCTCACAACCTCCGCGCGCACCCCGACATCGAGATCGAGTTCGCGGGGGCGGACGGCGTCGAGACCGCCGAGGTCAGAGCCGAGCAGCTCGAGGACCCCGCCTGGGCGGCCGCGTGGGATCGCTTCACGAGCGCCTCGGACGGCTTCCGCGAGTACGAGACCCGCACCCAGGGCCGCCGCATCCCCGTCTTCCGCCTCGCACGGCGCTGAGCGCGGTCCGCGCGGTCGCGCGAGCCGGTTACCATCGAGGGAGCGCGCGAAAGGACGGCACGGACGTGGTCGAGTACTTCTGGATCCTCATCGGTCTCATCTCCCTCGGCGGAGTCGTCGGCATCACCGCCGGCCTCGTCGCCCTGGCGCGCAGCTGAGCGCCCCGGCGCCCGAGCCCCCCCCCCCCCCCGCCGACCCCGCGCCGCGCCGGCGCCTCGTCGACCTGACGCCGCTCCGGCGATCCCCCGCCTTCGCGCGCCTCTGGATCGGCGCGACGATCTCCGGCGTCGGCGCCCAGCTGACGGTCGTCGCGGTCGGCCTGCAGCTCTACGACATCACGCGGTCGACCTTCGCGGTCGCGCTCGTCGGCGGCATCGCCCTCGTGCCGATGGTGATCGCCGGGCTCTGGGGCGGGATGCTCGCCGACGCCTTCGACCGCCGCCGCGTGCTCATCGCGAGCGCCGTCCTCGGCTGGCTCGCGACGCTCGGCCTCGTCGCCCTCTCCGCGGCGGACGCGATGCTCGTCGCGCAGGGCGGACGGGTCGAGGTGTGGCCCTTCTACGTCCTCACGACGATCGCCTCCGTCGCCGCGACCGTGCAGAACGCGACCCGCGCCTCCGTGATCCCCCGCATCCTGCCGACCGAGCTCGTCTCGCGGGCGGCGGCGCTCAACGGCATCGGCTTCGGCTTCCAGCTCACGGTCGGCCCGGCGCTCGCCGGCGTGCTCGTGGCCTCGATCGGCTTCGCGCCGACCTTCGCGGTGGATGCCGTGCTGGCCTCCGCGGTGTTCATCGGCATCGTGCGCCTCCCGAAGCTCCCGCCGCTGCGCGAGGTCGCGAAGCCGGGGCTGCGCTCGCTCCTCGACGGCTGGGCGTTCCTGCGGAGCGCCCCCAACATCCGGATGAGCTTCCTCGTCGACATCGTCGCGATGACCTTCGGGCGGCCCTTCGTGCTGTTCCCGGCGGTCGGGGCGACCGTGATCGGCGGCGGGCCGGTGACGGTCGGCATCCTCACGGCGTCGATGGCGATCGGCACCTTCCTCGCGAGCCTGTTCAGCGGCCCGGTCGCGCACGTGCACCGGCACGGCGTCGCGATCGGCCGGGCGATCACCGTCTACGGCGCCTTCGCGGGGCTGTTCGGCGTCGTCGTGCTCGTCATGCAGACGGGGGCCGGCGGGCCGGTCGGCGAGCGCTTCGATCAGGCGAACGCGGTCGCGCTCGCCTGCGCGGGGCTCGCGCTCGTCGGCATGGGCGCGAGCGACGAGATCAGCGCGATCTTCCGCTCGACGATGCTCCTCACGGCCGCGCCCGACGACATGCGGGGGCGCCTGCAGGGCGTCTTCACGATCGTCGTGACGGGCGGGCCGCGCCTCGGCGACCTGTACGCCGGCATCCTCGCGACGGCGCTCGTGCTGTGGTTCCCGCCCGTGCTCGGCGGGCTGCTCATCATGGCGATCATCGCGGTGCTCATGCGGGTGCAGCCGGCGTTCCGCGCCTACGACGCCCGCACCCCGACCCGCTGATCGCGGGGTCGCTTCTCGGCGGGACGGCCGGAGCTCTCAGATCCGTGCGGGATCCTCGCGCTCGAGCAGCGTGAGCACCTCCAGATGCGCGGTCTGGGGGAACATGTCGAGCACCCGCGCGCGCCGCAGCGCCATCGACGGCATCCGCTCGAGATCCCGGGCGAGGGATGCCGGCTCGCAGCTCGAGTAGAGGACGTGGCGGACCCCGCTCGCCTCGATCCACCCGGCGAGCGCCGGGCCGATGCCCCGGCGCGGCGGGTTGACGACCACGAGCTCGGGCGGTGCGCCGGCCCCGAGCGCGAAGGCGGTCGCATCCCCCGCCTCGAAGCGGACGCCCTCGATGCCCGCCTCCGCGACGCTCTGTCGTGCGCTCTCGACGGCCTCCGCGCTGAGCTCGACGCCGAGGACCTCGCGTCCCGGCCGGGCGAGGTGGAGGGCGAAGCCGCCGACGCCGCAGTACAGATCCCAGACGCTCGCGGCCGGAAGGCCCCGGGTCCACTCGCGGGCCTCCCGGTAGAGCGCGGTCGCGATGGCGGTGTTCGTCTGGAAGAAGCTCTGCGGGCGCAGGTGCAGCGCGACCTCGTCGAGCGGCATCCGCAGCGTGTCGGCCTCGGTGAGCACGATCTCGCGCTCGCCCTCGAGGAGGGCGCGGTGCTCGGGGTGGATGTTCGCGGTGACGACGACGGCGCGCGGCAGCGCCTCGAGCAGCGAGGGGAGGTGCTTGCTGATGCGGGCGAGATCGGCCGTCGAGCGGAGCACGAGGCGGATCATGAGCTCGCCCCCGGGCGCCTCCGTCACGAGCACGTGCTTGAGCTCGCCGCGCCGGGCCGGCACGTCGTAGGGCTCGAGCCCGACGAGCGTCGTGAAGCGGGCGATGACGGGGAGCGCGGCGCGGATCCCGGGCGCCGTGATGCCGCAGTGCCGGAGGTCGACGCCGCGGCCGGCCTCGTCGAGGATGCCGAAGGTCGGCGCCTCGGCGGTCCCGCCGACGACCATCTTCGCCTTGTTCCGGTAGCCCTCCTCGGGGCTCGCGATCGGCGGCATCCACTCGGTCCGACCGGCGCCGCTCGCGCCGGCGAGGAGGGCGCGCGTGCGGGCGTCCTTCGCGGCGAGCTGGGTCGCGTAGGGCTCGCCCATGTGCGTGCACGAGCGGCAGACGCCGCGGTCGAAGTAGTCGCACTGCACGGGCTCGATCCTCGCAGACGCGCGCGGGGAGGCGGCCGGAGGCGGCGCGGTCACCCCTCCGGACCGGGCGGCGCCGAGGGCTCCGGCAGGTCGCGGAGCGCGCGGGTCATGCGCTGCAGCAGCTCGAAGGCGGCGCGCTGCTCGTCGGGCCCCATGCCGTCGAGCATGCGGAGCTCGACCCCGCGCACCGCGGCGCTCGCGAGGCGGAGCCGCTCCCGGCCGAGGGCGGTGAGCTCGGCCGGGAGCGCCTTGCCGACGGCGGGGGTCTCCGCCCGGGCGACGAGCCCCTCCTCCTCGAGCGACTGGAGGAGCACGCCCATCGACTGCCTCGTGATGAAGGCGCCGCGGGCGAGCTCGGAGCCGGAGAGCCCGGGCCGCTGGGCGAGGAGCTCGAGGCAGGAATAGCGGGTGACGGTCATGTGGAGGGGTCGGAGCACGTCCTCCATCGCGATGCGGAGCGCGGAGGCGGCCTCCTTGAGGAGGTAGCCGAGCGAGCTCGGGAGGTGGATGCGATCCTCGTCCGTCATGTCAGCATCCTGACACATGGTGTAGCATGTCAGTAAACTGACACACAGAGGAGCCATCATGACCGCCATCGGACCCGACTTCATCTCCATCCAGGTGCGCGACCTCGCCGCATCGCAGGCCTTCTACGAGCAGCACCTCGGACTCGTGCGCTCGCCCGCCGGCCCGCCCCACGCCGTCGTCTTCGAGACGGCGCCCATCGCCTTCGCGCTGCGCGACATCGTGCCCGGCACCGAGCTCGAGGCCGCACCCCACCCCGGCATCGGCGTCGCCATCTGGCTCCGCGCCGACGACGTCCAGGGCATCCACGATCGGCTGGTCGCCGCCGGGCAGCCGATCGTCGCCGAGCCGATCGACGGCCCCTTCGGCCGCACCTTCACCTTCGCCGACCCCGACGGCTACCGGATCACGCTGCACGACCGGGCGTGACGCCGTGCGCTCGGACGGCTGAGGCGGCACGCCGCGGCGCTGGCCGCCGCGCAGCGACCGCTCAGCCGCTCGACCGCACGGTCGGTCTCGGCTCCGGGCGATCGCTGCACGGGTCCTGATCAGGGAGGTGCCCTACGCTCGTCGCAGAGGCCCGCATCCCGGGCCTGCGGACGAGGGAGCAGTACCCG
The Homoserinibacter sp. YIM 151385 DNA segment above includes these coding regions:
- a CDS encoding TetR/AcrR family transcriptional regulator, yielding MSTGTAATPAEQGGRAASRMSAGERRPLILEAAVAVFGANGYSGTTTDLVASAAGVSQPYVVRMFGGKQRLFLEALDWAVDRISAAFVEAAGPAPDGGVHELGALQDRLSAAYVQLLEVRGLHLIVSQAFLLGGEPVIGDAARAHFARIWTLLREMGMSAQDVREFYAGGMLINTMVGLRLADSMDSDPEVTDMLRACFSGSLEEVAKTVPRPADAW
- a CDS encoding MFS transporter, encoding MTDTLAPDAPPASPAARRPRPLALVIIAASLPMFMATLDNLVMTNALPVLHRELGAGVEELQWFVNAYTLVFASLILVASALGDRLGRRRVFLAGIVIFALGSALAALSTDPSGLIAARALQGVGGAALMPLSLALLTGATPPERRPLAIGIWGGISGLGVALGPLVGGIVMEGWDWQAIFWLNIPVAIVAIPLVLWALPEQRGARVPLDLPGAALAALGVLAVVHTTVRGTDDGWDSPTIALEYALGGILLVAFVLWQRRRGGAALIPLALFRDRAFTLVNLIGFAFSFGAFGAIFLLIQYLQVVHGSTPLEAAVQTTPWTLMPMLIAPLAGMIAPRVGTRALLVGGVLLQGSALVWLALVMSPTVEYSALVAPFVVAGIGMSLFFAPSATALLATLRGEDHAKASGVNATLREMGIVLGTAVLTAIFTNAGGQLTPELYVDAARPAVLVGGLVALAAVVAAALLPHGRTPRSPAPASDPAESSDPDRAETAPEPQPA
- a CDS encoding aldo/keto reductase, yielding MTSLDFGPLVLGGNIFGWTSDREESFAVLDAFVAAGGRAIDTADVYSAWAPGNSGGESETILGEWLASRGSREDVVIATKVFSLEARPGLSAANIRAAVDDSLRRLQTDHLDLYYAHRDDESVEQEETVGAFAELVAAGKVHELGASNFTAGRLRSAVEIARDAGLVGYTVVQDHYNLVERGYETALRPTVEELELVELPYSSLASGFLTGKYRPGAEVESARAGGAAKLLEEPRNVELLGTLDEIAAEHGVSVTAVALAWLRQQPTVAAPIASARVVEQLPALLESAELQLSAEELARLGA
- a CDS encoding DUF2255 family protein yields the protein MSDADRIIQHLDETDTITIATRRRSGELVPTFIWSAVADGAGDRVGYLRSAFGPGSWWYRRATADGWMGLDLGAEPEDTEGTPSAAWVELVELAVEHVPDDAVHAAEHEALDAALTAKYGHDPQNLAPMLSEDARACTLRVRIHEEARA
- a CDS encoding nitroreductase/quinone reductase family protein produces the protein MSGFNEQIAAEFRANGGRVARFGDALVILHTTGARSGEPRENPVMGLPDGDGWIIPASAAGSPKDPAWAHNLRAHPDIEIEFAGADGVETAEVRAEQLEDPAWAAAWDRFTSASDGFREYETRTQGRRIPVFRLARR
- a CDS encoding MFS transporter, which gives rise to MTPLRRSPAFARLWIGATISGVGAQLTVVAVGLQLYDITRSTFAVALVGGIALVPMVIAGLWGGMLADAFDRRRVLIASAVLGWLATLGLVALSAADAMLVAQGGRVEVWPFYVLTTIASVAATVQNATRASVIPRILPTELVSRAAALNGIGFGFQLTVGPALAGVLVASIGFAPTFAVDAVLASAVFIGIVRLPKLPPLREVAKPGLRSLLDGWAFLRSAPNIRMSFLVDIVAMTFGRPFVLFPAVGATVIGGGPVTVGILTASMAIGTFLASLFSGPVAHVHRHGVAIGRAITVYGAFAGLFGVVVLVMQTGAGGPVGERFDQANAVALACAGLALVGMGASDEISAIFRSTMLLTAAPDDMRGRLQGVFTIVVTGGPRLGDLYAGILATALVLWFPPVLGGLLIMAIIAVLMRVQPAFRAYDARTPTR
- the rlmC gene encoding 23S rRNA (uracil(747)-C(5))-methyltransferase RlmC — translated: MQCDYFDRGVCRSCTHMGEPYATQLAAKDARTRALLAGASGAGRTEWMPPIASPEEGYRNKAKMVVGGTAEAPTFGILDEAGRGVDLRHCGITAPGIRAALPVIARFTTLVGLEPYDVPARRGELKHVLVTEAPGGELMIRLVLRSTADLARISKHLPSLLEALPRAVVVTANIHPEHRALLEGEREIVLTEADTLRMPLDEVALHLRPQSFFQTNTAIATALYREAREWTRGLPAASVWDLYCGVGGFALHLARPGREVLGVELSAEAVESARQSVAEAGIEGVRFEAGDATAFALGAGAPPELVVVNPPRRGIGPALAGWIEASGVRHVLYSSCEPASLARDLERMPSMALRRARVLDMFPQTAHLEVLTLLEREDPARI
- a CDS encoding MarR family winged helix-turn-helix transcriptional regulator, whose translation is MTDEDRIHLPSSLGYLLKEAASALRIAMEDVLRPLHMTVTRYSCLELLAQRPGLSGSELARGAFITRQSMGVLLQSLEEEGLVARAETPAVGKALPAELTALGRERLRLASAAVRGVELRMLDGMGPDEQRAAFELLQRMTRALRDLPEPSAPPGPEG
- a CDS encoding VOC family protein translates to MTAIGPDFISIQVRDLAASQAFYEQHLGLVRSPAGPPHAVVFETAPIAFALRDIVPGTELEAAPHPGIGVAIWLRADDVQGIHDRLVAAGQPIVAEPIDGPFGRTFTFADPDGYRITLHDRA